From the Lathyrus oleraceus cultivar Zhongwan6 chromosome 4, CAAS_Psat_ZW6_1.0, whole genome shotgun sequence genome, one window contains:
- the LOC127135593 gene encoding protein MIZU-KUSSEI 1 — MAPPHAADTMPLPARQPPPVPETPSGAPPTPLRMPISLQPANSKTKRSSTNKIFCRFRNMFRSLPIIVPSCKMPSMNGIRASETIIHGGTRITGTLFGYKKARVNLAFQEDSKCHPFLLLELAIPTGKLLQDMGMGLNRIALECEKHPSNDKTKVVDEPIWTLFCNGKKTGYGVKRDPTDDDLNVMQMLHAVSVAVGVLPSDMSDPQDGELSYMRAHFERVIGSKDSETYYMMMPDGNSNGPELSVFFVRV; from the coding sequence ATGGCACCGCCTCACGCAGCTGACACAATGCCATTACCGGCGCGACAACCACCGCCCGTCCCTGAGACCCCTTCCGGCGCACCACCGACGCCACTTCGCATGCCCATTTCCTTACAGCCAGCAAACAGCAAAACCAAACGCAGTTCAACCAACAAAATCTTCTGTCGTTTTCGTAATATGTTCCGGTCGCTTCCCATCATCGTGCCGTCGTGCAAGATGCCTAGTATGAACGGAATCCGTGCAAGTGAAACAATCATACACGGCGGCACGAGGATAACCGGAACCCTATTTGGTTACAAAAAAGCAAGGGTGAACCTTGCTTTTCAAGAAGATTCTAAATGTCATCCATTCCTTCTCTTGGAGTTGGCTATTCCTACCGGAAAGCTTCTCCAAGACATGGGAATGGGGCTTAATAGAATCGCGCTGGAGTGCGAGAAGCACCCCAGCAACGATAAAACAAAGGTCGTTGATGAACCCATCTGGACACTATTTTGCAATGGGAAGAAAACAGGCTATGGAGTAAAGAGAGATCCAACCGATGATGACTTGAACGTGATGCAGATGTTGCATGCGGTTTCGGTGGCGGTCGGCGTGCTTCCGAGTGATATGTCGGACCCTCAAGACGGAGAACTTTCATACATGAGGGCGCATTTTGAGCGTGTGATTGGGTCTAAGGACTCAGAGACTTATTATATGATGATGCCTGATGGAAATAGCAATGGACCTGAACTTAGTGTGTTTTTCGTTAGGGTTTGA